In a genomic window of Desulfovibrio inopinatus DSM 10711:
- the fusA gene encoding elongation factor G, which yields MSKKVPIEKCRNIGIMAHIDAGKTTTTERVLYYTGVSHKIGEVHDGQATMDWMEQEQERGITITSAATTCSWRDHRVNIIDTPGHVDFTIEVERSLRVLDGAVAVFDAVAGVEPQTETVWRQAERYHVPRMSFVNKMDRIGANFFRCVDMIKTRLNAKPVVLQIPIGSEDEFRGVVDLIRGKALIFDDSTLGKEYSIEDIPEDLVDQYEELRLEMLEAIAEEDETLMEKYLGGEELTEAELISGIRKATIGLSICPVLCGSAFKNKGVQPLLDAVIDYLPSPVDVAAIKGIDPDDEEKVIECPCDDKLPLAALAFKLMSDPYIGHLTFLRLYSGKIETGMTVINANTGKKERVGRLLKMHANKREEIKEAFAGDIVAAVGMKITSTGDTLCDGSKPVKLESLNIPEPVIEVAIEPKTKADRDTLSQALGKLAKEDPSFRVTTDEETNQTLIAGMGELHLEIIVDRLMREFGVNANVGAPQVAYRETITKAIKHENKYAKQSGGRGQYGHVVFELRPREEGGYNFVNSIVGGVIPKEYIPAIDKGFQNALKAGAVAGYPVVDVEAELVYGSYHEVDSSEQAFFICASMAFKEAMTKAAPVLLEPFMAVEVVTPEEYLGDVMGDLNGRRGRVAGMEARAGAQVISAQVPLSAMFGYATDLRSRTQGRATFTMQFDHYEKVPASLAEEITKKK from the coding sequence GTGTCCAAGAAGGTTCCTATCGAGAAGTGCCGCAATATTGGGATTATGGCCCATATTGATGCTGGCAAGACCACGACCACTGAGCGTGTCCTTTATTATACGGGTGTTTCACATAAGATCGGTGAAGTGCATGATGGCCAGGCCACCATGGACTGGATGGAGCAAGAGCAGGAGCGTGGTATCACCATCACGTCTGCTGCGACGACGTGCTCCTGGCGCGATCACCGCGTGAACATCATTGATACGCCCGGCCACGTTGACTTCACCATTGAGGTGGAGCGCTCCCTGCGAGTTCTGGACGGAGCAGTCGCCGTTTTCGACGCTGTTGCCGGTGTTGAACCGCAGACAGAAACCGTGTGGCGTCAAGCCGAGCGGTATCATGTTCCGCGCATGAGCTTTGTAAACAAAATGGACCGTATCGGCGCCAACTTTTTCCGTTGCGTCGATATGATTAAGACAAGGCTCAATGCAAAGCCTGTGGTCTTGCAAATTCCCATAGGATCCGAAGACGAATTTCGCGGTGTCGTGGATTTGATCCGCGGTAAGGCACTCATTTTCGATGATTCCACTTTGGGGAAAGAGTATTCCATCGAGGACATTCCGGAAGATCTCGTCGATCAGTACGAAGAGCTTCGTTTGGAAATGCTCGAAGCGATTGCTGAAGAAGACGAAACGCTGATGGAAAAGTACCTCGGCGGCGAAGAGCTGACCGAAGCGGAACTTATTTCCGGCATCCGGAAAGCGACCATTGGCTTGAGCATTTGTCCCGTTTTGTGCGGATCGGCTTTCAAGAACAAGGGTGTCCAACCGCTTCTTGATGCTGTTATCGATTATCTTCCGTCTCCTGTCGATGTCGCTGCCATTAAGGGCATCGATCCGGATGATGAAGAAAAAGTCATTGAGTGCCCTTGTGATGACAAGCTGCCGTTGGCTGCCTTGGCATTTAAGCTCATGAGCGACCCGTACATCGGCCACTTGACCTTCTTGCGGCTTTATTCCGGTAAAATTGAAACTGGCATGACAGTTATTAATGCGAATACCGGGAAAAAAGAACGCGTTGGTCGCTTGTTGAAAATGCATGCCAACAAGCGTGAAGAAATCAAAGAAGCCTTTGCTGGCGATATCGTTGCCGCTGTCGGTATGAAGATTACTTCGACCGGTGACACGCTGTGCGATGGCTCAAAGCCGGTGAAGCTTGAATCGCTCAATATTCCGGAACCGGTTATTGAAGTTGCCATTGAACCCAAAACCAAAGCAGACCGTGATACATTGTCTCAGGCTCTGGGGAAACTGGCAAAAGAAGACCCGTCTTTCCGAGTAACAACGGACGAAGAGACCAACCAGACTTTGATTGCCGGTATGGGCGAACTGCATCTGGAAATCATTGTAGACCGCCTGATGCGCGAATTTGGTGTGAATGCCAACGTTGGTGCTCCTCAGGTTGCCTACCGTGAAACGATCACCAAAGCTATTAAGCATGAAAACAAATATGCGAAGCAGTCCGGTGGTCGTGGTCAGTACGGGCATGTTGTTTTTGAATTGCGTCCGCGTGAAGAAGGCGGATACAATTTCGTTAACTCCATTGTTGGCGGTGTTATTCCCAAGGAATATATTCCCGCTATCGATAAAGGTTTTCAGAATGCTCTGAAAGCCGGCGCCGTTGCAGGCTATCCGGTTGTCGACGTCGAAGCTGAGTTGGTTTACGGCTCGTACCACGAAGTTGACTCCTCAGAACAAGCCTTTTTCATTTGCGCCTCCATGGCTTTCAAGGAAGCTATGACAAAAGCAGCTCCTGTGTTGCTTGAACCGTTTATGGCTGTGGAAGTTGTGACGCCTGAAGAATATCTCGGCGACGTCATGGGTGACCTCAATGGTCGCCGCGGACGTGTTGCTGGCATGGAAGCTCGTGCCGGTGCCCAGGTTATCAGCGCCCAGGTTCCGCTTTCCGCAATGTTCGGCTACGCGACCGACCTCCGGTCTCGTACGCAGGGCCGTGCGACATTTACCATGCAATTCGATCACTACGAAAAAGTACCTGCCAGCCTGGCAGAAGAAATCACGAAGAAAAAGTAG
- the tuf gene encoding elongation factor Tu, with protein sequence MGKAKFERKKPHVNIGTIGHIDHGKTTLTAAITKLASLKGGGEFIPFDQIDKAPEEKERGITIATAHVEYETDSRHYAHVDCPGHADYIKNMITGAAQMDGGILVVAATDGPMPQTREHILLARQVGVPQLVVFLNKVDLVDDEELLELVELEVRELLSKYGFPGDDIPVVKGSALKALESDDVNSDEAKPIFELLQACDDFIPEPERDIDMPFLMPIEDVFSISGRGTVVTGRIERGVLKVGEEIAIIGIRDTVKTTCTGVEMFRKILDQGQAGDNVGALLRGIKRDDVERGQVLAKPGSITPHKKFKAEVYVLTKEEGGRHTPFFSGYRPQFYFRTTDITGVVTLEEGVEMVMPGDNATFNVELIAPIAMEKGLRFAIREGGRTVGAGVVSEITE encoded by the coding sequence ATGGGCAAAGCTAAATTCGAGCGCAAAAAGCCTCACGTCAATATTGGCACCATCGGTCACATTGACCACGGCAAAACGACCCTGACTGCGGCCATCACTAAATTGGCCAGCTTGAAGGGCGGCGGTGAATTTATTCCTTTCGACCAAATCGATAAGGCGCCTGAAGAAAAAGAACGCGGTATCACAATTGCTACCGCTCACGTTGAATACGAAACCGACTCGCGGCACTATGCCCACGTCGACTGCCCCGGCCACGCCGACTACATTAAAAACATGATCACTGGTGCTGCCCAGATGGACGGCGGTATCCTGGTTGTGGCTGCTACTGACGGTCCTATGCCGCAGACTCGTGAGCACATCCTGCTCGCTCGTCAGGTCGGTGTGCCTCAGCTCGTCGTCTTCCTCAATAAGGTTGACCTTGTTGATGACGAAGAACTGCTCGAACTCGTTGAACTCGAAGTTCGTGAATTGTTGTCCAAATACGGTTTCCCCGGCGATGACATTCCGGTTGTCAAAGGTAGCGCCCTGAAAGCGTTGGAATCCGATGATGTCAACTCCGACGAAGCGAAGCCCATTTTTGAATTGCTGCAGGCTTGTGACGACTTCATTCCTGAGCCGGAACGCGATATCGATATGCCGTTCCTCATGCCCATCGAAGACGTCTTCAGCATCTCGGGCCGTGGTACTGTTGTTACTGGTCGTATTGAACGTGGTGTTCTGAAAGTCGGTGAAGAAATTGCAATCATCGGTATCCGCGACACCGTTAAAACGACCTGCACGGGCGTTGAAATGTTCCGCAAGATCCTTGATCAGGGCCAAGCCGGTGACAATGTCGGTGCTCTGCTTCGCGGTATCAAGCGTGATGATGTCGAACGCGGCCAGGTTCTTGCCAAGCCCGGTTCGATCACGCCACACAAAAAATTTAAAGCTGAAGTCTACGTTCTGACCAAGGAAGAAGGCGGCCGTCACACTCCGTTCTTCTCGGGTTACCGTCCTCAGTTCTACTTCCGTACGACCGACATCACCGGTGTCGTTACTTTGGAAGAAGGCGTGGAAATGGTCATGCCCGGCGACAACGCCACTTTTAATGTCGAACTGATCGCCCCCATCGCCATGGAAAAAGGTCTGCGCTTCGCTATTCGCGAAGGTGGCCGTACTGTTGGCGCCGGCGTTGTTTCGGAAATTACGGAGTAA
- the rpsJ gene encoding 30S ribosomal protein S10 gives MVAMQSDRIRIKLKAYDYRILDKAVTEIVDTARNTGAAIAGPIPLPTNIHKVTVNRSVHVDKKSREQFEMRIHKRLLDILEPTQQTVDALGKLSLPAGVDVEIKL, from the coding sequence ATGGTTGCGATGCAAAGCGATAGAATCCGTATCAAGCTGAAGGCATACGACTATCGTATCCTTGATAAAGCAGTGACGGAAATTGTCGATACGGCCCGCAACACGGGCGCGGCTATTGCCGGACCGATTCCGTTGCCGACCAACATCCACAAAGTAACGGTTAACCGTTCGGTTCACGTGGACAAGAAGTCGCGCGAGCAGTTCGAGATGCGTATTCATAAGCGCCTCCTCGATATTCTTGAGCCGACTCAGCAAACTGTTGATGCTTTGGGCAAATTGAGTTTGCCTGCTGGCGTTGACGTTGAAATCAAGCTGTAG